A window of Verrucomicrobiia bacterium contains these coding sequences:
- a CDS encoding type II toxin-antitoxin system VapC family toxin, whose protein sequence is MTFWDSSALVALLVEEPDSLRRGDQLRADPTAAVWRGTAVECDSAIQRRLREGALSRAEARGAHKRLGQLAGVWHEVTPTLAVRSLAIRLLRTHALRAAEAENLMAISQ, encoded by the coding sequence ATGACGTTCTGGGACAGTTCAGCCTTGGTGGCCCTCCTGGTCGAGGAACCGGATTCCCTGAGACGTGGCGACCAACTCAGGGCGGATCCCACCGCCGCCGTGTGGCGGGGCACCGCCGTCGAATGTGATTCCGCCATCCAGCGACGCTTGCGGGAGGGTGCGCTCTCCCGGGCGGAGGCGCGAGGTGCCCATAAGCGCCTCGGGCAGTTGGCGGGGGTCTGGCATGAGGTGACCCCGACACTGGCCGTCCGCTCGTTGGCGATCCGGCTGCTGCGAACCCACGCCCTTCGGGCGGCGGAGGCTGAAAACCTCATGGCGATTTCCCAATGA
- a CDS encoding antitoxin, translating to MIKTQVQIPDELFAQAKAVAAAKEWSIAEIVRRGLEQMVDRHVRAGSSTPPSGSWRLPEPVDLGLMSDPFSDPDWREEVNLGSGAARFIASQLREQAARYEEGA from the coding sequence ATGATCAAGACACAAGTCCAGATTCCTGATGAGCTTTTTGCCCAAGCCAAGGCGGTCGCTGCCGCCAAGGAATGGTCGATTGCCGAAATCGTTCGCCGAGGATTGGAGCAGATGGTTGACCGGCACGTCCGGGCCGGTTCGTCCACGCCCCCTTCCGGCAGTTGGCGGCTCCCCGAACCCGTGGATCTCGGGTTGATGAGCGACCCGTTCTCGGATCCGGATTGGCGTGAGGAAGTCAACCTGGGTTCCGGCGCGGCACGGTTCATCGCAAGCCAGCTGCGGGAACAGGCGGCGCGATACGAGGAGGGAGCATGA